The Sciurus carolinensis chromosome X, mSciCar1.2, whole genome shotgun sequence DNA segment aaaagttcatttttatgtacacacacacacacacacacacacacacacatacacacacacacacacacacacacacacacgtacctAGAACAGGGTCCattaagttcttattttttgatcATGAAGAACCAGGTAATGGAAAGCCTTGGGGATCAGGTTGGAGGATATTATATTTAAATCAGTGGGTACCACTCACTGCACAGGAATATGGGGTGACATGTAGTAGTTACTGAAAGACATTATTAATCTGACAGTCTGGAGATTTAGGCTAGATTGGAAAGAGTATGGATGCAGAAACCTATTGgtccttttgttttgatttttttgatttctgaggttttgtttttgttttgcagcactgaggatggaacccagggccttgaacatgctaggcaagcactctacctctgagctgcacccccatcCCTAGATCATTAGGTTTTTAGGTTTTATTGTCTTCAGTGATAAGACTTGCCGGAGGGAAGTTCTCATATCCTAAAGTTTCCCCAGCCTTTAATGTCCTTCCTGTGGACAGTGGTGGTATTTAAGATGAGCAGAGCCTGATGTATCCTGAGTTGCATTGTCAGTTCTTCCTTGCTGCTCCTATGCACAGGTTTTCAGCTCACCCATCCCAACAGGCTTGTGCCTCTCTCCTTAACTGCCCCAGACTTGTCTGTGTACAGGCGAGCACAAATCCTACATGCATCAACAATCTCTTTTGTCTTGATTGCCTATTAATTATCTTTACCTGGACTGTAACTTGGCTTTTATTCTTCCCAGAATGTTTAGATTTGCATGCCCATTGAGAAGATTTTCCCCCACTTTGTTTAGCTTCAAAAATCTCTCGGGGAAAGTTCCTCTTAGTTTGGATTAGAGGGAGAAAAACTCTTGAGTTCATATTTTCTGGTCTGCTTAGAACTGCTTTCTGATtcctttcatttgctttttattctcagcttccagagaaaatagaaatcaccTGGAATAAAAAGATGCTGAGAACTGCTGGCTTATGCACCACTAGTGAGACACGACACCCCAAAAGGGAACGCTATGCCAAGATTGAGATTTCTCTGAAAGTCTGTGACTCTGCAGGTGATGGCAGGAGTGTGGCAGCTTTACTGCAGTGCTCTTTCTTTTTGACACTGTACCTGTTAAATTACTTTTAGCTGGCAGCCTGTGTCAGTTTGAACTGCCATTCTTGGGTGAACAGTCCTACCATATGTTACTTAGAGGATGTTACTATTGTATGTCTCACAATTCCTGAGAATCCAACTCATCAATCTACCAGGCCTGCCTTTCTGTCTGCATTTTCCACTTGTCAGAGGCAGTATCTCCATTCTCTCCCTAGGTGGGATTCCCAATCTGCCTATATCTAGCCAATCACCAAATCTTCTTTCATGGTGGTGACTCTCCCATTGTCATTCCTTCTCCATTTCTGCTTCCACCCAGGTATGGGTCCATATCCCCTCATTCTTCTCCCTGCTGCATTCAGTATCCTGCACACTAGTGTTGCTTTCCTGTTAATAAACCCGGGACTTTTCAATGCCTAGAGCCTGACTTTGAGGCCATTGTAATCTGTCCTCACTCCACTTAACTGGACCTCTCTCTCACTATTGCACCAGCCCATGCCCCAATTAGGATTCCTTCTCATTTTACCCTCAAAGTGTATCACATGCTTTCCTGGCTTCAACCTTCACTCCCAACAACTTTGTGAGCTTTGTAAATCCGATCATTTGTCCAGGGCCCAGCTCAGATCCCCATCTTGCTGCAGAATCTTACCAAATGCCGAAGCCCTAGGGATtactccccctcccccaaccaTGGCCACTTATGTTCCCTTAGGGCAGAAACCAAGTCTTGTCCAGGTGTATTTCTAGCAGCACCCCACAAAAAGATGAACACATTGGAGGTGCTCCAAAAAGACCTGCTCACCTAAGGCTTGCTGCCATTAACAAAATCTGGCTGAAGTAGGCAGAAGTTTCACTTTCAGAATCCTGGGAAGGTAACACTGATGGCTGCCTGTGAATACTTCTGTAAGATGACTTTGTGTCTGGTGGTGGTGGAAGTTGAGGGGTTGGGTAGCAGATCAGAAACAAATTGGTTTTAGTGCTCACAGTTTCTTTTCAATCTTCTTCCAAGATCGCCTTCGTGATACTTTGATCCACGAAATATGCCATGCAGCCTCTTGGCTGCTTGACGGTGTCCGAGATTCTCATGGTGATGCATGGAAGTATTATGCAAGAAAATCCAATGCCGTGCACCCCGAGCTACCCAGGGTCACTCGTTGCCATAACTATACGATTAATTACAAGATTAATTATGAATGTACTCAGTGCAAAACCAGGTAAGACCTTTCCCCTCAGACTTTTCAATTACCTTTTCAGTCTGGCCTCTAAGTGGCTCTTGGCAGTGACTGTAGGAGTAAATTGAAAGGTGTCTGATTTGAGGAATGAACctatttatttctctgttctctttctctagtccctatttctttttttcttttcttttttgttttgttactggggattgaagccagggatgctttatccctgggctacacccccagcccttcttattttttattttgagacagggtcacactaagttgcttagtgccttgctaagttgctgaggctggtctcaaacttgcaatcctcctgcctcagcctcccaagtcactgaaattacaggcatgtgccatcatacccagcCCTTATTCCTGTTTCTATCCCCTAACCCTCTCTCTATTACTCTTATACCTAATTTGAGCTGGCCTGACCCTTCTGCTACTGGGGCCCCATTCTCTGAGAACCCACAGGAAATTTTCTCTTTGGGTCCAAGGCTAACATCTCAGAGCTGATGCTGATGTATGGTGACTGATTTCTTTGTTGTGTGATGTCTCTTTCCTCACTAGGGTTGGCCGCTACACCAAATCGTTGAACACTGAACGCTTTATCTGCGCCAGATGCAGAGGGCCTCTGGTCATGCTACCGTTAACTCGTAAAGATGGAACCCCCATTGAACCCCATGTGAGACCATTTGCCAAATACGTGCAGGAGAATTACCGAGTGGTGTTTCAAGGGACGGCTGGGATCAGCCATGGGGATGTGATGAGAAAACTCAGCAAGGATTATGTTGCCAGTAAACAAAAGAAGAATCCTTAGAGTATGAGCTAAGTCCCTTACTAatgaaaagttttagaaaaaaatctctattaCTGTGAAGTTATGAATATTAGAGTTTAAATACATGTTTTGAGGTtcatattattcataataattgtTCTTAACCAAGAACTCTATAGCTAGCCATTGTGTCCTTGACCATACCATGAAACTCTCTGGATCTACCTTGGGTCTTATTTTGAaagcagagttttaaaaatttggaacacaatagaagaaaaatgagttttTGAGAGTGGCAAGTTGAGAGAATGAGAATGATATTGGAAAGAGAATAAGTTTTAAAAGCAGCACTTCACACAGGACCACTGTCAGATGTAACTTGTTAAACCCACCTCCACATAAAAGACAAACATGTTGTGTGAATTCAGTTGCTAATGACATCGAGTGGAGCTGTCTAGCTGTTTAgttgttcaaaaaataaaatgtttttgcatCTTACTCATTAGCAAAGTCTGTTTGTTATGTTTCTTATTTCTGTGACTGCTCGTAAGTTCTTCAGCAGACTCCCTATTTCTGAGAGATGTCCAGGATGTGGACTGGAACCGACATTGTATTTGTTTCCTCTGGCTGCCAcaacaaagtaccatagactTTGTGACTGAAAGC contains these protein-coding regions:
- the Gcna gene encoding germ cell nuclear acidic protein produces the protein MLEEFSDTEEQPIIIIDDDDDDGNNNKLEGPKLIEKDSCDRGQISFDKEEVDEFAASQFNSPDNVDEMQDLGKNIDQPPNDPEANLEIIDTKLPNEKPIPVMEQPKKRKDKTKNTGVTPAGNGRKKRGPSKKKSSAVKVEKCETGKSMCKIPGCFLRDLEKSKQYSGKNFKQNKDELVQKIYQLFNSTVFDQKLPEKIEITWNKKMLRTAGLCTTSETRHPKRERYAKIEISLKVCDSADRLRDTLIHEICHAASWLLDGVRDSHGDAWKYYARKSNAVHPELPRVTRCHNYTINYKINYECTQCKTRVGRYTKSLNTERFICARCRGPLVMLPLTRKDGTPIEPHVRPFAKYVQENYRVVFQGTAGISHGDVMRKLSKDYVASKQKKNP